The following nucleotide sequence is from Lathamus discolor isolate bLatDis1 chromosome Z, bLatDis1.hap1, whole genome shotgun sequence.
TAAGGTAGCAGTCTGGTTTTTAGATGTTTTCCTGTCTTGCACCACAAAAAACcctttgtgtttctgaaaaaaagatttcaaatCAAGTTAATGGGCAGCTCTGTTAAAATTCTAGTGTCATGGTTTTGTTGTgtcttgtttttcctctgtttttatgAAGATAACTAGGGCATGAAATGTTTTGCTCTGGAAACCTGAGACTTCTTGTTTATCAGAACAGTCAATATACAGTGTTTTCTGAGGCACGTCCTTTTTACAAAGCCTCTTAGACAAGGAGATCTGTTTTCAGCCAGTCCCTCTTCTGTGCCTTGCTCCTTacaccagggaggaaagggatgaccctgcccagctctgctgattCTGCTGAGGGAGAGGGACTTGCCATgttctgtctttgctgctgcagtaaaCAGGATGTGTTGTTCTCTCCTGGCAGATAACGTCACCCTCCAGATCGATGGTGTGCTCTATTTGCGGGTTATGGACCCCTACAAGGTATTGCCAAACTTACAGCCTCTGAGCTATGCCCCACATGGTTTGCATGTGATGTGCTGCTCAACTGGttcccttcttccctcagcACACGCCTCACCCTATGCCTGGCTTGATGTGCCCCATGAGGCGGGTGGGCTGAGCGCCCAAATCCCTCCTGTGGCTCCAGACTCCTCTTCTCTTTGGCAGGAGTGTCTGTGGCAGGTTTCTTGTTTTCCCATCCTGCCTTGTTCAGGGGGTTCCTTCTCAGCATTCCATTTGACTCTGTTGTTTGCTTCTGCTCTCCAGGCCAGCTATGGGGTGGAAGATCCCGAATACGCAGTGACCCAGCTGGCCCAGACCACCATGAGATCTGAACTTGGCAAACTCTCCCTCGACAGAGTCTTCCGGGTGAGCTGGGGAGGTACATCATGAAGCAGCCTCTCCCTCAGCCCCAGGGCAGGCTTATGGGCTTAACAGCAAAACGCCCTTTGCTTAGAGGGCTTCTGGCTTCTGTTTCCAGTTGACCTATTAGTGAATCCTTTGAGATGGgtcctgttttggtttttttctctaacAGGAGCTATTTTTTACCCTGCCCTGGGTTGGCTGGAAAGGTTGATGGGGTGGCATGTTCCCAGACCCTTCTGGTCCAGCTCCTTTTGAGGCGGTGACACTTTGCTCAAGCCCAGAATTAATGACCTGGCTGACCTGGGTCATGGGGGCTGCAACCCTCATGCTGTGtttgctgagcaggagcaggagctgttGGCATTCCTGCACTGTGTTTGCATCCAGATGTACACCAGGTGTTTGCATCCCAGCAATTTCAGTTTGGGGCACTGCTCTCCTTAGGAAATGGTGACCCCTTCAAGAGATGTGGGGAGCATGTGACACTGCTTTATGCCTGCAGAGATGGGTTTTTCTGGCTGTCCTTGGCCTGTGAGGGACGGTGTCTATTTCCCTCCTGATCTCCGTTTCATCCTAAGCACCTCTTATTTGCTCTTTGCCATTCTCTTTGTGCCTCCCAGGAGCGTGAGTCCCTAAATGCCAACATTGTGGATGCCATCAACCAGGCTTCAGACTGCTGGGGCATCCGGTGCCTGCGCTACGAGATCAAGGACATCCACGTACCCCCACGTGTGAAAGAATCTATGCAGATGCAGGTTTGGCTCTCTAGGAGGGTGGTCTGGAACAAGAGGGGAAAGTCTGTTGTCTTGCCCCATGGGTGGGATTTCTCCAGCATGGGCGTGGTGTCCGGCCTGTGTTtgcaggtggaggcagagcGACGGAAGCGGGCGACAGTGCTGGAGTCGGAGGGGACACGGGAATCAGCTATCAATGTGGCTGAGGGGCAGAAGCAGGCCCAGATCCTGGCATCAGAAGCTGAGAAAGCTGAACAGATCAACAAAGCTGCTGGTAGTGCACCTAGGCTGGGATTTGGGGGTTCATACCATCTGCACTGAGGGGTGATGCTCCTGGAAAGAGATCGCATCTCTTTGGTGTGCCAGGCTTCCTCAGCCATGCTGATCTTCCCTGCTGGGGCCTTCAAGCTGTGTGTGTGGCTGTCCCACAgcctggggcagcaggaggTGTGTGGCAGGAACATAGCCACACTGCTGTTGGGGAAGAGGAGGTTTTGCACGCATGAAATTGCCTTGATTTTCTCCTTGCAAGTACTCTGTGGCAGTTCTGACGTGCCTTCTGCTGTGGTTCATTGCAGGAGAAGCCAACGCCATGCTGGTCAAGGCCAGAGCAAAGGCAGAGGCTATTCAACTACTGGCAGCTGCTCTGGCACAGCAGGTGAGTGATGGATCCTTGGAGCACCCACTGCTTTGGTGCTGGGCAGGTAGAACCATGGCTGGTACCTGTCTTTCTCTTGGGCACTTCGAAAGCATGAAGTGAGGGGTTTGCTGTCCTGGGGACCATGACGAGCCAGGGGTGGGGGTCTGCGTGATGCCTTGGTGGTACATGACCCAGTGCTGAACCCTGTCCCTCTGCCCGCAgcatggcagtgctgctgcctctctctCAGTGGCAGAGCAATATGTGAATGCCTTCTCCAATCTTGCAAAAGACTCCAAcaccctcctgctgccctccaACACTGGCGATGTCACCAACATGGTCGCACAGGTTAGTGTGATTGGAGGGACCCTGTCTCTTGCCTGATGGGGATTGAAAGAGGCAGCCCAGTGGGATCAGGTCCCCATCTCTCTTCATATTCTCCTCCATGGTGCTCTCATTCCCTCCAGGCCCTGGCCATCTACACCACATTGACCAAGCAACAAACTGTGAAGACCCAGGATGAGGCACCTCCAGCCTGTGAAGAGTCCCAGCCTCCCACCGCTGAGGTGCTTAAGGCAGAGCAGGCTGGCTCCAGctagcagggccagcagcatcTCTCACCCTCGCTCGGGACCTGCTGGGATACGGCAGTCCTTTTCTGCTGTCTTCCCTGGTCAGGTGTTCTCTTTCCCTCAGTCCTTATTTTGTATTTGGATTTCAGTCATGGAATAAATGgtaccagtgctgctgcagtacATCCCTGGGAGCCTGACCTCACCATCTGCCATTGAAGAGGAGCTGTCACTCCTAAACAGGCTGCTAACAGGAGCTTGCACAGACACACAATacacaggaggagctgggcaaCCCCATCTCAAGGCAGAGAGGCCTGATCCAGCATGGGCTGGATTGGagaagaccttaaagctcatccagttccaaccccctgccacaggcagggacaccttccactagagcaggttgctccaagccccgtccaacctggccttgaacactgccagggatggggcaggcacagcttctctgggtaacctgtttagggctgcagcaccctcacagggaagagcttcctaatgtctcatctcagtctctcctctgtcaggttaaagccattcaccCTTGTCCTGTTCTTACCTGGCCCTGTCCGAAgccccctctccaggtttcctgtggcccctttaggcactggagctgctctcaggtctccccatcaggagccttctcttctccgggctgacccagcccagctctctcagcctggctccagggcagagccGCTCCAGTTCCCGATGGGGATCCTCGTTGTCCCCTTCCTCTCCCGCTAGCTGCCCCCGCGAGACTGCGGCTCTTGTATAGAGTGCAAGGAGGGGGGCACCGCTAGCAATCAATCaactaattaattaattaagaGGGACGCCGCGGTGGAGCTGGGAGAGCTCTGGGGCGCCGGAGCCTTGGGGAGCTCAGTAGCTCCCATCCGCCAGGGGGCGCTGCCGTGCCCAGCGCCGCCGCTCTAGGGCCGCCGGTGCTACACGCGGCGCTTCCGGGGGCAGGCCGGGGGGCGAGGCGGCCGCAGGTGGGACGGGACGGAAACGAGAAGGGTGAGCGGGGCCGGGAGGGTCCGTGCAGGGcgtgaggggctggggggcaAGAGGGGAGACTGGGCTCGGGGGTCCAGGGGCTTGGCTGTGAGGTGGTGTCCCGGGGTGTCCGGGAGCGGCCCGATAAGTCGGGGTGCTCCGGGCTGGGCCGCAGCGTGTCCCGGGGTACCGGGGCCCGGTGGTATGCGGTGAAGCCGGGGTGTCGGGCTGGGAGGTGGCGAGGGTGGTGCCAGGCCCAAACCTGCCTGTCCTCCCCTTAGGATGCAGCGGTGGCCGGTGCTGCTGTTCCTGGCCTGGGTCTGCCTTCTCTTCTTTGCTGGCATCGGGCTCTTCATGAGCGGCTTCCTGCTCACCCGCATCGAGCtcgccagcagcagctcctgctcagaCCCGCTCCTGCCGCCACCCTGgcagagacagagcctcccGCCGGGCTCCTGCTGGGCACCCCAGCGCTTCTCCAAGGCCGTGCTTGTCATCATTGATGCCCTCCGCTACGAGTTTGCCCGCTTCAACCCAGCCAAAGCCAGCCCGCTGCCCTATGAGAACAAGCTGAGTTTCCTGCACCACCTCACAACCTCCCAGCCCCGCCATGCCCGTCTCTACCGCTTCCGAGCAGATCCCCCCACTGCCACCATGCAGCGCATCAAGGGCCTCACCACCGGGTCACTTCCCACTTTCATTGATGTGGGAAGCAACTTTGCCACCTATGCAATCCAGGAGGACAATCTGCTGGCACAGCTGGTGCAGAACGGTaggtgggcaggagctgtgtcCCACGCGAGCAAGGTAGATCACTGGCCAGTGCTCACACAGGACCTTTATTCCCCTCTCCTTTGAAGGGAGCTGCTTACAATGCCTCCACCCTATCAGCTAACTCTTTAGCTCTACTCAGATGACAGTTATCATGTAGTCAGGGTTTCTCCATCTTGTACTGGGAGTAGGAAGGAGTAGGACCATGGCTTCATCATCTTCAAAGATGACGAGAAAGCAGGTGAAAGTGGCTGTGCTGATGGCGACTGCACAAGGTCACCTCCACGAATGGCTGCACTAAGCCAAGGGCAGTCGGTCGTGTCATGTTTGCGTTCAGGTGAGCTGTGCTATGAAGGAGGAGCTGGTGCCTGCGAGGAGGAGTGTGCTGTGGGGCTGTCCTTCAGGCACAAGCCGACCTGGCTGGCTGCCTGTGGCTGTTGGGCAGCAACCTCATTGCATTTTCTGTGGTGCTTGGTACTTAGTGGAGCTGTAAAAGGCTTGTTAAGTTAGGACAATGGAATAGAGAGAAGGGAATGGGACACAGTCAGTCTTATCCACAGAGATTTCCTTCCAGGGGTCAGAGTGATACAAATAGTAGTGCTTGGGATGAGGTTACATGGCTGAGTCGTCCCCTACCCTGTGTGCGAGCGGGGAGGCCAAACTGAGCAAATCATTCAAGTCGAAAGCCAGAGACAGACCTTGTtgtgcaagagcagcagccttgcaggaaatagctctgctcccaggccagagaggctgcctggaaATGTGGAGGGTTTGATGGTGGCAGGCAGAGCAAGCAGAGCGAGGGCAGTGGGAAGGACCAGTGCTCTTGCCTTCTCTTTTTTGTGTAGGAAAACCCACCATCCTAGTATTAtaagctggaggcaaggctCATGGCTTCTACTCACTCCCTGTCAGCGGTTATCTACTGCCTTGTGTTGTACAGGGGTGCCTTGAGCAAGTATTTGTCTGCTTCATGCCGAACCTTCCTAAGTGCTGTGTTAGTGTAAGCAGGTACTGTACAAACAGGTACTGTACTAACAGGCCTGCTTCCTGGCTTTTTCAACCCACTGGTCTTTCTGCTGGGGTGATGTGTCAGAGGTGGATTTGGTGCAAGTGGACTTGGTGTGGAGGGGCCCTGGCAGGCTCAGAAACAGGGCTGGTTGCTACCTGTATTCAAACTCATTTATCATCAGCCAGATGGTCATTTTAATTTTAGGTCACTTTTGAGTGTGGGTTGAAGAGGCGCCAGTGCTCCAGGCCCTGACCTGGATCTGCCCAGGCTGTTTATGCTAGGTTGGATAACAGCATGACTTGGGTAAGCCCCTGGTCTCATTAATTCCTTTCTTGCTAACTCAGGAAGAAGAGTGGTCTTCATGGGTGACGACACTTGGGAAGGACTCTTCCCAGAGAAGTTTTTCCGCTCgtatttcttcccttcttttaaCGTGAAGGATCTCCACACTGTGGATGACGGGATCCTGCGTCATCTGTATCCAACTGGTAAGCAGCTCTTTGCCAAGTCCTGGTTAAGTGCTGTActtgggtcagggcaatcccaagcacaaatacaggctgggtggaggctgggttgagagcagccctgaggagaagcgCTTAGGGTGTTGGGTAACAAGAAGCTCACTATGACCTGGCAATGTGTGCCACGAAGACAatcacagggctggagcacctctcccatGAAGAAAGGCTGACAGTGTTGGGGTtgctcatcctggagaagagaaggcttcaggaagaccttgtaacagtcttctAGTATCTAAAAGAGGgcgacaagaaatctggagaggggcttttgacaagggcaggtagtaacaggacaagggggaatagctttagcctgacagaggggagattgaggtGAGgtgttaggaagaagttcttatCTATGTGAGTGGTGATACCCTGGCACAGTGTCCTCGGTTCAggagtagcagtcatttttcttcttcgtAGTAACTGGTTCAGTGCTGTgtgtttgactttcagcctgagaacagctctgataacactgatgtttttagttgttgcgcAGTAGCGTTTACTCCGATCAAGGACATTTCAGTCTCTTACGCTCTGCCGGgaaggaggggcatgggaagccgggagggagcagagacaggatccccaacccaaactagccaaaggggtattccataccacagcacgtcatgcccagtatacaaagtgggggcagttacccagaagggctaaatcactgcttggttgggctgggtatcggtcggcaggtggtgagcagttgtattctctttccttgttatttcccttatcattattattattggtagtagcagcagtggtttgtgttataccttagttactggactgttcttaacccgtgggatttacattctttcaattctccccccatccctccaggaacgcagggaggaggaagggaaggggtgagtgaacagctgtgtggttctgagttaccagctgggcttaaaccatgacacacaggttacccagagaagctgtggctgccccatccttggcccttttcaaggccaggttggacagggcttggagcaacctggtctactggaaggtgtccctgcctgtgacggtgggttggaactggatgagctttaaggtcccttccaacccaaatcattttATGGTAgttttttcatttatatggGTGTCCTGCTGCAAGTTTGGGGTAGGGCTGATGAGTTTTTCCTATTACAAGGTAGCACTGGGCAGTCACACACTGCAGCCTGGGGATTATAGTGCTCTAGCTGATAAGCCAGCTTTTGGGGCCTGAAAACTGTTCCTGTAAATACCTTTCCTCCATTTGGGAGAGGGTGCAGCTTGATGGGATGAGGTTAGGCATCTACATCTGTCCTAGATACACACTGCCAAGATGGAGCGGGAGGAGCAGCTTAACTTTGACATGTGGCTGCCCAGGCAGTCACACAGTGCTCTGGAAAATGCAGCTGGGATGCTGGGacacagcactgctgtcagCAGAACGTGAATAGCTCCTAGTCCTGGGAGGAAGGTGACATGTGAAATTGGTTTGTGAATTTTAGGTGATTTCAGACTCCTCTCTGAGATTCTGGGACCAAGGGGAATGCTCTTTGCCTTCTCTGTGTATGAATCTAAGTGAATCAAGGATGCAGTGGCCTTTCACAGAGGTGTCCTTGTACCTTGTGGTTCTGCAGTTCATTGTTTAGCTCCGGATATGTTGGTTTTCATGTGTCGCAGCCCTGAAGCAAGGGGGAGAGGCTGGAGTAACTTTCTAGCTAATGAAGGGTGTTGGTTGGTGTTCTGTGTCCATATCCTGACTGAGATGCAGAGGCACGTGTTGATGAGTCCAACTTGAAACATTTCCGGGGGAGAACTGGTGTTCCGGGTTCTTTTTCTGAACATCCCTTTGGTTTAGCACAGTTCATGGCCGTTTGAGTTAAGGGTGTTTCAATGTGACTTGGGCCATTCTGCTACTGCAGGATGGTGAATAAAACCcatggatactagggcagtgctGGGTATTGAACTCCTTGTGGTATTGCTTGGCACCTGCAGACCAAGAGTGTGTCTCTTAAAACCTGCATCCATCTGCTTGAGAGCTGGGAGTGACAGtggcaggaggggaagaaacAGCAGTTTCCAGAGGCAACCAGAAAGCTCTGGTGGGAGGATCCAAGCATAGAGCCTGTTCTGAACCCAAGGCTAGCGTGTGATAAGGGTGCTCTTGTTCTGCAGTGGACAGTGGTGAATGGGACATGCTGATTGCTCACTTCCTCGGCGTGGACCACTGCGGACACAAACATGGGCCTGACCATCCTGAAATGGCAAAGAAGCTCACCCAGATGAATGAGATGCTCAGGTGATTGGTGcggggttgccagctgggctctTCCTTCAGGCAGGCTGGTGGGGTCTTCCCAGGGGATTTTCGGATGCAGAGGGCAACAGGGAATGCTTACTGTGCCTCTTACAAGGAGAATGGCtttggccagcagcagctgaaaccCCAGCTGTGGTGCAGTCTTGGTTGTGTAGACACGTGTTCATAAGAGGTTTCATTTCAGATGTAAGGCTGTCTTCAGGCCTTGGAGCTTTGGTTGTCAACCAGACCATCAGGTGGTGGCGCAACTGCAGTATGGCTGAGCCTCACCCCTTTGATCTCTGAAATGGAGACTGTCACATTGAGGTTGGCTATTGTTTGAGAATCAGCTGTAGAGCCCTGGCTAGAGAATGCTGCATTTACTGTGCAGGCCCATGATCTGCACCTCTGTGGTCAGCGGGCAGAAATCCTGATCACACAGCCCTGCCTCAGCTCAAAATGCTGCAGCTTTTGACTCTCAGAAACGCTTTAATTTTTGATGTTACAAGGAGCAGGTAACTTGCCCTGCTGTACCTGAGAGTGCATACCTACAGCATACTTGAGGGacaaatccccccttttttccttaaaaataagaGATTGCTCACACAACATGAATAATATATAGGACCCAAATAGAAGCAGCCTAAAATTCATTCCTGTTGGGAATCCTTCTTTTGAATTGTGTTTTGTTGTGATCCCTGAAGACACTGAGGAACCAGCCGCCATTCACTGGGGCCTAAGCAAGATCAGTCCACTCTGGCTCAGGGCTCTGCATTTCCAGTTTGGTTTCAAAGTATCCGTTGCCCTTGTACCTGACTCAGTTGTTACAGCTCTGCATCAGCGCCTAGTTTTGCCCATATCTTTTTGTGGACTTCACCTCTGTGGTGCAGGCAGATTTGGTGGGCATATGTCCTCTCTTACTTGGGCTCTTTGGGCCTGTGCCCAGGTAGGAGCTGATCTTCCTTATCCTGGTGACAGGTCCTTGGTGGATCACCTGGGGAATGACACCCTTCTTCTGGTGGCTGGGGACCATGGCATGACAGAGACCGGAGACCATGGTGGCGAGAGTGAGAAGGAAGTGAATGCAGCACTGTTTGTGTACAGCAGAACACCCCTATTTGTCACTGGCCCTCCAGAGGTGAGAAGAAGCTGATTCTTAGCTGTCACTGCCTGAGGTGGCATCTGGGGTGAAAACTGCACCTGGGGTTACAGAGCGTAATGCTTCTAGTGGGATTGTTTAGGTTGAGAGGAGTCTGTCACCTTACCTAGGAGAACAGTGAAAAACCTGACAAAGGATGCAGGTGGGTGAAGGGTTTGGGACCTGTGTTCAGGCTCTGAGGGGTTTTGAGGTGAGGCCAGGTAAGCTGTTAGACAGCCAGGGCCATAGCCAGGGACCTCACCTCCACAGGGCCCTTGGGCATTGCAGAGCTTTTACCTTCCTCTGTGTTTTTCCACTCCTGGCTTCCCCATATTGCTCTCTGAAGAGGGGCTTATCTTCCCTATCACCCTCCAGCCCAAGTGAAAAGCTGTGTTGCTGTGTGCTTCCTGAATTTCTGATTCCTCCCCTGTCTCTCCAGGAGCCCGAGGCCATTCCCCAGGTGAACCTGGTGCCCActgtggccctgctgctgggtgTGCCCATCCCTTACAGTAACATAGGGGAGGTGATGGCTGAGCTGTTCTCCGGGGATGGTGACACCGTGTCCGCAGCCTTGCAGCAGCTCTCAGTCTATCATATCAACGCCAAGCAGGTACGCCCTACAATAGGCCTCCCATTGAACCAGAGAGTAGAAGGAATGGTTGTTTAAGGCCAAACCTCTTCTATTTGGTGGAGGTGGGGCAGTGACATGGTGTTACCTTTATGGAGAACTCATTTTGAAGGGTTACctttttgtggtgttttcttcagtaaaagTGGCACCATTTTCCAAACAGAGAAATGAGATACCTATTTAGTACACCCATTGAGATACACCCATTTAGTGCTTGGTGTTGAGTGCAATGGTGTGGCAAATACTGCCAGGAAAAGTGGCATTCACTTCAGGATGAGGGCTGGTCTCCAATGGTCAGAGGTGGATTTGGTAACTGGGGAGGCTGGTGGAGAGGCTGGTTCCTCAACACTGAAGATGACTAGTGAGAAGTCTCATTAATGGGGATTCAGGAGCATAAATGGGTGTTTTCATGGTGCTTCAGTTCTGGAGGAGAAACAGGGTTAGCTATTCTAGATCAGTGGCAAAAGGAGAACAGTAACGAAGGACTAAATAAACGCCATGGAACATGTGACAGTAAAGTGGCGTAGGGAAAGAACAGTGAACACCAAGCACAACAAAATACAGAACCCCAAAAGCTGAATGACAAAATTTGAGAGTGACTATACGAGGTGTAAAAGAAGTCCAGGCAATGAAGCAGGTCACGTGCCAGGGAAAGCCAGAACCTCCATGGAGGACGTGACGGCTGTCTTGTGGCTCTCAGCATGCCTCAGAACCAGATTTGCCACACGTGTTGCAGGGCACGTGTCAGCAAAGTGCCAGTGTGCCTTTGAAGGACTCCTGGATTGCAAGGATCACAAGAATAACTCCTCCAGCCAGCTCCTCAGTGTGCCAGGTGTACACCACTGGTGCAAGTCAGTGAGGAGAGGATGTGGTTGCtgatgggaagaaagaaatgttcaGCCTCTCTTCTTTGTATTTATAGATCAGCAGAGTGCTTTGTCATTTAGAGGTGATAGTTTATGTTACTGAGGACATTGATTATCATCAGTTAGAAATTAATTGTTGTAGTCTTTCTGCTTGAATGCTTGCACTCATTTGAGAAGGTTTCTGCCTTGATCATGTTGGTGTTGAAGAAGATTTTGCATACCAGGGAGGTCATGCAGGCCTGCAAGAGAGCTGGTGCATACATTTGCCATTCATGGACAGGAGCAGAGTGATTCTGTCTGTGCTCGGAGGCAGCTGTAAGGCATGTGAAGACCTGGGTGTGTTTTTGGGCTTGAGCAGATCTACTGTTGAGCAGCTGGATGTTTGTAAGGGCACCCTACCCTGGTAATGCCTTTGTAAGACTTCTTTTATGACTTTGGGTTCATAGCTGCCTCTACTGCTGTCTTcttgaaaggagaaggaaacagaacaaaCTTTCCTTAGACTATAGTACATGTGCTAATGTGCCTGTACTGAAGAAGGGGGAACAGTTTGATTTGATCCACTATAATCTCTTTAATTTGATATCTGTCCTCAGCAAACAAAGTAAGATCAACATGGGGTGCTGATTAATAGCTAGTAATGACTCAAAGTTTTGAGAGACCTATAAAAGGATTGTGTAAAAGCCCTTAGTTATCACATTATCAGAGGTGCACCTGCAAGTGAAGAACTGAGAGGAGCCAGTGTGGCTGTTGGGCTGGATACTTCACTTGAGAGCGATGTCGCATTGGCAGAGGGATTGTGTTCCTGGCAGTCACATCCTGGATATGGGTGACCAACACTGGGTGATGCAGCTGGAGCTAGGTCTGTCCCTGCAGGGGGTAGCATATTGGGCATGTTTCCATTCTGAAGGGATCTGTGTAAGGCAGTGAATCCCATTCCCAGTGTCCCTGTCTAACCCTGTGTCCTCTCCCACAGGTGGACCGTTTCCTGCAGTCCTACTCGCTGGTGGCTCAGGACCtaccagcagagcagctccagcgccTGCAGGAGCTCTTCTCCAGCGCTGTGGAGGAGCACACTCAGCTCTTGGACCAGGTGCAGGGGGCAGTGTTGGTGCCTCCGGAGCTGGAGTCCAGGCTGGGAAGTCTCATCAGTCGCTTCCAGCTCTACCTGCGGGAGGCACGGGCCGTGTGCACCCAGTCCTGGGCCCGCTTCAACTCCCTGCGTATGGTGGGGGGCTGCACCCTTATTGCTGCTTCCTGCTTGCTCTGCTACATGGCTGCAGAGCTCGCTGCATCATCAGACTCCTTCTACCGCAGCTGCCTCCTGTACCCACTGCTCTGGGGCCTCGTGGTGGCTGTTCTGCTAGGGCTGGCCCATGTGTTCACCCAGGAGGGGCTGGATCTCCTCCTGGTGTCCTCATGCGCAGCCGCTGCTTCTCAGCTGGGGTTTTTCTGGCACTGGTGGGGCCGGCATCCCAAGCGAGCCCTTTTGGTGGGCAGTCAGCCACTTTTGGCCAACACTGGT
It contains:
- the PIGO gene encoding GPI ethanolamine phosphate transferase 3 isoform X2, yielding MQRWPVLLFLAWVCLLFFAGIGLFMSGFLLTRIELASSSSCSDPLLPPPWQRQSLPPGSCWAPQRFSKAVLVIIDALRYEFARFNPAKASPLPYENKLSFLHHLTTSQPRHARLYRFRADPPTATMQRIKGLTTGSLPTFIDVGSNFATYAIQEDNLLAQLVQNGRRVVFMGDDTWEGLFPEKFFRSYFFPSFNVKDLHTVDDGILRHLYPTVDSGEWDMLIAHFLGVDHCGHKHGPDHPEMAKKLTQMNEMLRSLVDHLGNDTLLLVAGDHGMTETGDHGGESEKEVNAALFVYSRTPLFVTGPPEEPEAIPQVNLVPTVALLLGVPIPYSNIGEVMAELFSGDGDTVSAALQQLSVYHINAKQVDRFLQSYSLVAQDLPAEQLQRLQELFSSAVEEHTQLLDQVQGAVLVPPELESRLGSLISRFQLYLREARAVCTQSWARFNSLRMVGGCTLIAASCLLCYMAAELAASSDSFYRSCLLYPLLWGLVVAVLLGLAHVFTQEGLDLLLVSSCAAAASQLGFFWHWWGRHPKRALLVGSQPLLANTGLSQRLRAWLGLAFPMGILLFRCGAMFSDSFVVAEARVAPFLLASLVMLLVGKLHWDGRLTVPEGPKQQVLGFSSYRREMWYLLCLVAMLLVCVRLSGFFHQCREEIPQCRPSLFLSPLASLRNTRAKNLFYLLCVALLAGLVYAVRSWLRHYGNLNSSDPLVLFVRWGFPLVVVCIACYWAVVSSADDSLGKLQELVQVAVVAFPWAVYGLASMGLLLLLCNPMTVFAKDTRDSAGSIVTPYLGVPSSEVDFLHVIPQIYKRMQESQKSRLEQGGCRATIAAYGLGSVYSAALVIALTLLGFLLMLLHSERLSLAFLLLFLEAFVLLHIHTRARGLAGDAEPFSVPWYAVISWLLAASQFFYSTGHQPIFPAIHWNAAFVGFHLDHSTNLLPAVLVGANTFASHILFAGHDGRA
- the PIGO gene encoding GPI ethanolamine phosphate transferase 3 isoform X1, producing MQRWPVLLFLAWVCLLFFAGIGLFMSGFLLTRIELASSSSCSDPLLPPPWQRQSLPPGSCWAPQRFSKAVLVIIDALRYEFARFNPAKASPLPYENKLSFLHHLTTSQPRHARLYRFRADPPTATMQRIKGLTTGSLPTFIDVGSNFATYAIQEDNLLAQLVQNGRRVVFMGDDTWEGLFPEKFFRSYFFPSFNVKDLHTVDDGILRHLYPTVDSGEWDMLIAHFLGVDHCGHKHGPDHPEMAKKLTQMNEMLRSLVDHLGNDTLLLVAGDHGMTETGDHGGESEKEVNAALFVYSRTPLFVTGPPEEPEAIPQVNLVPTVALLLGVPIPYSNIGEVMAELFSGDGDTVSAALQQLSVYHINAKQVDRFLQSYSLVAQDLPAEQLQRLQELFSSAVEEHTQLLDQVQGAVLVPPELESRLGSLISRFQLYLREARAVCTQSWARFNSLRMVGGCTLIAASCLLCYMAAELAASSDSFYRSCLLYPLLWGLVVAVLLGLAHVFTQEGLDLLLVSSCAAAASQLGFFWHWWGRHPKRALLVGSQPLLANTGLSQRLRAWLGLAFPMGILLFRCGAMFSDSFVVAEARVAPFLLASLVMLLVGKLHWDGRLTVPEGPKQQVLGFSSYRREMWYLLCLVAMLLVCVRLSGFFHQCREEIPQCRPSLFLSPLASLRNTRAKNLFYLLCVALLAGLVYAVRSWLRHYGNLNSSDPLVLFVRWGFPLVVVCIACYWAVVSSADDSLGKLQELVQVAVVAFPWAVYGLASMGLLLLLCNPMTVFAKDTRDSAGSIVTPYLGVPSSEVDFLHVIPQIYKRMQESQKSRLEQGGCRATIAAYGLGSVYSAALVIALTLLGFLLMLLHSERLSLAFLLLFLEAFVLLHIHTRARGLAGDAEPFSVPWYAVISWLLAASQFFYSTGHQPIFPAIHWNAAFVGFHLDHSTNLLPAVLVGANTFASHILFAVGCPLLLLWPFVCEMPSSQKKKPKKEPQEALQEVEEHMMEMRLRESPEKFSTALLQLGLKYLFVLGAQLLACVCAAMILRRHLMVWKVFAPKFLFESLSFVVSSICLLLGISLVMRVDCAVSTWFSRLQLR
- the PIGO gene encoding GPI ethanolamine phosphate transferase 3 isoform X3; amino-acid sequence: MQRWPVLLFLAWVCLLFFAGIGLFMSGFLLTRIELASSSSCSDPLLPPPWQRQSLPPGSCWAPQRFSKAVLVIIDALRYEFARFNPAKASPLPYENKLSFLHHLTTSQPRHARLYRFRADPPTATMQRIKGLTTGSLPTFIDVGSNFATYAIQEDNLLAQLVQNGRRVVFMGDDTWEGLFPEKFFRSYFFPSFNVKDLHTVDDGILRHLYPTVDSGEWDMLIAHFLGVDHCGHKHGPDHPEMAKKLTQMNEMLRSLVDHLGNDTLLLVAGDHGMTETGDHGGESEKEVNAALFVYSRTPLFVTGPPEEPEAIPQVNLVPTVALLLGVPIPYSNIGEVMAELFSGDGDTVSAALQQLSVYHINAKQVDRFLQSYSLVAQDLPAEQLQRLQELFSSAVEEHTQLLDQVQGAVLVPPELESRLGSLISRFQLYLREARAVCTQSWARFNSLRMVGGCTLIAASCLLCYMAAELAASSDSFYRSCLLYPLLWGLVVAVLLGLAHVFTQEGLDLLLVSSCAAAASQLGFFWHWWGRHPKRALLVGSQPLLANTGLSQRLRAWLGLAFPMGILLFRCGAMFSDSFVVAEARVAPFLLASLVMLLVGKLHWDGRLTVPEGPKQQVLGFSSYRREMWYLLCLVAMLLVCVRLSGFFHQCREEIPQCRPSLFLSPLASLRNTRAKNLFYLLCVALLAGLVYAVRSWLRHYGNLNSSDPLVLFVRWGFPLVVVCIACYWAVVSSADDSLGKLQELVQVAVVAFPWAVYGLASMGLLLLLCNPMTVFAKDTRDSAGSIVTPYLGVPSSEVDFLHVIPQIYKRMQESQKSRLEQGGCRATIAAYGLGSVYSAALVIALTLLGFLLMLLHSERLSLAFLLLFLEAFVLLHIHTRARGLAGDAECKQASNPTVADWVQQREAEACLALHCICGGSLTGFCLQRRQHGKGT